The following are encoded in a window of Coregonus clupeaformis isolate EN_2021a unplaced genomic scaffold, ASM2061545v1 scaf0035, whole genome shotgun sequence genomic DNA:
- the LOC121566171 gene encoding phosphoserine phosphatase isoform X2, producing the protein MTTLSQTKEIFRRADAVCFDVDSTIIREEGIDELAKFCGVGDAVTEMTRKAMGGSVTFKTALTDRLSIIRCSREQVNKLITDHPPQLTAGIKELVDSLHQRNVKVFLISGGFRCIVEHVATQLNIPLHHVYANRLKFYFNGEYAGFDETQPTSESNGKGKVISMLKEKHGFKNVVMIGDGATDLEACPPANAFIGFGGNVVRQQVKERSLWYVTSFGELLKELEKI; encoded by the exons ATGACAACTTTATCACAGACAAAGGAAATCTTCCGGAGAGCAGACGCTGTGTGCTTCGACGTGGACAGCACTATTATCAGAGAAGAAGGCATTGATGAGCTAGCCAAATTCTGCGGGGTTGGAGATGCTGTCACAGAAAT GACTCGCAAGGCGATGGGGGGGTCAGTGACTTTTAAAACCGCTCTGACGGACCGCCTGTCCATCATCCGATGCTCGAGGGAACAAGTGAACAAACTGATAACTGACCACCCTCCCCAGTTGACGGCAGGTATTAA GGAGCTTGTTGATAGTCTGCACCAGCGCAACGTGAAGGTGTTCCTGATCTCTGGCGGTTTCCGCTGTATCGTGGAGCATGTCGCCACTCAACTCAACATTCCCCTCCATCACGTTTATGCCAACCGCCTCAAGTTCTACTTCAATG GTGAGTACGCTGGCTTTGACGAGACCCAGCCCACATCTGAGAGTAATGGGAAGGGGAAGGTGATCAGCATGCTCAAGGAAAAGCACGGCTTCAAGAACGTGGTGATGATCGGTGATGGAGCCACAGACCTGGAGGCCTGTCCCCCTGCA aATGCATTCATTGGATTTGGTGGAAACGTGGTCAGGCAACAAGTAAAGGAGAGAAGTTTGTGGTACGTCACAAGTTTTGGAGAGCTGCTAAAAGAACTGGAGAAGATTTAA
- the LOC121566171 gene encoding phosphoserine phosphatase isoform X1, translating into MLKPWTVPYQRFSNHIMTTLSQTKEIFRRADAVCFDVDSTIIREEGIDELAKFCGVGDAVTEMTRKAMGGSVTFKTALTDRLSIIRCSREQVNKLITDHPPQLTAGIKELVDSLHQRNVKVFLISGGFRCIVEHVATQLNIPLHHVYANRLKFYFNGEYAGFDETQPTSESNGKGKVISMLKEKHGFKNVVMIGDGATDLEACPPANAFIGFGGNVVRQQVKERSLWYVTSFGELLKELEKI; encoded by the exons ATGCTGAAACCGTGGACAGTGCCATATCAACGCTTTAGTAACCA CATAATGACAACTTTATCACAGACAAAGGAAATCTTCCGGAGAGCAGACGCTGTGTGCTTCGACGTGGACAGCACTATTATCAGAGAAGAAGGCATTGATGAGCTAGCCAAATTCTGCGGGGTTGGAGATGCTGTCACAGAAAT GACTCGCAAGGCGATGGGGGGGTCAGTGACTTTTAAAACCGCTCTGACGGACCGCCTGTCCATCATCCGATGCTCGAGGGAACAAGTGAACAAACTGATAACTGACCACCCTCCCCAGTTGACGGCAGGTATTAA GGAGCTTGTTGATAGTCTGCACCAGCGCAACGTGAAGGTGTTCCTGATCTCTGGCGGTTTCCGCTGTATCGTGGAGCATGTCGCCACTCAACTCAACATTCCCCTCCATCACGTTTATGCCAACCGCCTCAAGTTCTACTTCAATG GTGAGTACGCTGGCTTTGACGAGACCCAGCCCACATCTGAGAGTAATGGGAAGGGGAAGGTGATCAGCATGCTCAAGGAAAAGCACGGCTTCAAGAACGTGGTGATGATCGGTGATGGAGCCACAGACCTGGAGGCCTGTCCCCCTGCA aATGCATTCATTGGATTTGGTGGAAACGTGGTCAGGCAACAAGTAAAGGAGAGAAGTTTGTGGTACGTCACAAGTTTTGGAGAGCTGCTAAAAGAACTGGAGAAGATTTAA
- the LOC121566193 gene encoding protein NipSnap homolog 2 produces the protein MNTLQCYQWKMATRVLQRFGNGLNQAKNTAQSTGQIVVLSRGLSASNHRNREDSWFKSLFVRKVDPRKDAHSHLLTKNEESNLYKIQFHNVKPECLDAYNQLCEETLPSIHNDKYYPCELVGTWNTWYGEQDQAVHMWRYRGGYPALTEVMSKLRQNKEFMKYREERGKMLLSRRNQLLLEFSFWNEPIPRKGPNIYELRSYQLRPGTMIEWGNYWARAIGYRQHNSEAVGGFFSQIGNLYMVHHLWAYKDLEAREATRNAAWQHEGWDEVVYYTVPLIQHMDSRIMIPMKASPLQ, from the exons atgaatacgCTCCAGTGTTATCAATGGAAAATGGCGACCCGAGTCCTTCAGAGATTTGGCAATGGCCTGAATCAGGCTAAAAATACGGCACAGTCGACAGGACAGATCGTCGTTTTAAGCAG GGGGTTGTCAGCATCAAACCATAGGAATCGTGAAGATAGCTGGTTCAAATCGCTATTTGTGCGTAAAGTTGATCCCAGAAAGGATGCCCACTCCCACTTGCTTACCAAGAATGAGGAAAGCAACCTCTACAAAATCCAGT TCCATAACGTGAAACCAGAGTGCCTGGATGCCTACAACCAGCTTTG TGAGGAGACCCTGCCATCTATCCATAATGATAAGTACTATCCCTGTGAGCTGGTGGGTACCTGGAACACCTGGTATGGAGAGCAGGACCAGGCCG tcCATATGTGGCGGTATAGAGGAGGGTACCCAGCTCTGACCGAGGTCATGAGCAAACTCAGGCAGAACAAG GAGTTCATGAAGTAccgggaggagagaggaaagatgcTGTTGTCTCGTAGGAACCAACTGCTCCTGGAGTTCAGCTTTTGGAATGAGCCCATCCCCAGGAAGGGACCCAACATCTACGAGCTCAGGTCCTACCAGCTCAGA CCTGGCACCATGATTGAGTGGGGTAATTACTG GGCCAGAGCTATTGGCTACCGCCAGCACAACAGTGAGGCTGTGGGAGGATTCTTCTCCCAGATCGGAAACCTCTACATGGTGCACCACCTCTGGG CTTACAAAGACCTTGAGGCCAGAGAAGCCACAAGGAACGCAGCTTGGCAACATGAGGGTTGGGATGAGGTTGTGTATTATACAG TTCCTCTCATTCAGCATATGGACTCCAGAATCATGATCCCAATGAAGGCTTCCCCGCTGCAGTAA
- the LOC121566171 gene encoding phosphoserine phosphatase isoform X3: MLKPWTVPYQRFSNHIMTTLSQTKEIFRRADAVCFDVDSTIIREEGIDELAKFCGVGDAVTEMTRKAMGGSVTFKTALTDRLSIIRCSREQVNKLITDHPPQLTAGIKELVDSLHQRNVKVFLISGGFRCIVEHVATQLNIPLHHVYANRLKFYFNGEYAGFDETQPTSESNGKGKVISMLKEKHGFKNVVMIGDGATDLEACPPAVCVVLSIH, translated from the exons ATGCTGAAACCGTGGACAGTGCCATATCAACGCTTTAGTAACCA CATAATGACAACTTTATCACAGACAAAGGAAATCTTCCGGAGAGCAGACGCTGTGTGCTTCGACGTGGACAGCACTATTATCAGAGAAGAAGGCATTGATGAGCTAGCCAAATTCTGCGGGGTTGGAGATGCTGTCACAGAAAT GACTCGCAAGGCGATGGGGGGGTCAGTGACTTTTAAAACCGCTCTGACGGACCGCCTGTCCATCATCCGATGCTCGAGGGAACAAGTGAACAAACTGATAACTGACCACCCTCCCCAGTTGACGGCAGGTATTAA GGAGCTTGTTGATAGTCTGCACCAGCGCAACGTGAAGGTGTTCCTGATCTCTGGCGGTTTCCGCTGTATCGTGGAGCATGTCGCCACTCAACTCAACATTCCCCTCCATCACGTTTATGCCAACCGCCTCAAGTTCTACTTCAATG GTGAGTACGCTGGCTTTGACGAGACCCAGCCCACATCTGAGAGTAATGGGAAGGGGAAGGTGATCAGCATGCTCAAGGAAAAGCACGGCTTCAAGAACGTGGTGATGATCGGTGATGGAGCCACAGACCTGGAGGCCTGTCCCCCTGCAGTATGTGTTGTCTTGTCAATACactag